caaagcaggatgAGGAGAGCCAGATGTAAAGGGCTTCTGTATCTGTAACATTCACTGAAATCCCTTCTTATCCCTAACATGCGGAAGGTATAGGAACGCTGTCCTTTTTTCATCTGTTCACTCCAAGCATGGCTTCCTAGCAGAGATGAAGAGCAGCTCTTGtacaagcgtgtgtgtgtgtaaaatcagATGCAACCAACATTTAGTTGAATATTTTGGCTTATGCCTTCATTTCAAAACCCATCTCTTGCTGATGAACATTTTGGCTTACATCTTCATCAGCAAGAGATGGGTTTTGAAATGAAGGCATAAGCCAAAATATTCAACTAAACTTTGGTTGCCTCcaattgtgtgcatgcacacacacactgaaccaaGGAGGAGTAATGCAGGAGACCATGAAGGAAATTGAGCACAGGTTGCAAGacattttcatatttcaaaacaaGAAAGGGGAGCTGCCTACCACAAAAGGTATAGCTTAGAGGAAAGACTGTAAAAAATGGTGGCGATACTTGGTCTTAGTGCAAGTTCCAATGTCTGTAACAATGGAGAGTTTGGGCTACTACTGGAACACTCACCAAAAAAATTGTACTTTGAGCCCTTAAAAGGCACATAAGCATTTGGCAAGACTGAAGTAATTCAGTActccaaaaaaaaaggggggggagggttcaGCCAATAGCAGTGTAAGCACAGTTGTCTACTGCAAAGATTTTAGAAGCCAATCATTTAATTGGTCTCTCTTCTAAAGCAGTTAAAAGGCACCAGGCCTAAATTCCTGAGAAAGTTGGGTTTCCCTTATGGAGATGGCTAGCTAGCTATTTCATATCTTTTCCTCTGGGCCCATCATACCCTGTGGAAGGAGATCAAAGTTAGTGAATTGCTACAGTCAAGTGCTGAGAGTAAGAGTGAGAAAGGACACACGGCGGTCATGAAACCCCACTGAAATCTCAGCTTTTCTTCTTGGCCTTTCCAAGGGGACCTGGAACAGACATGTGCAGAGAAGAAAAGGTGTAGAGCAGCCAAGGACATCCATGACCACTTTGTCTCTTTTGGGTGACAAGGCACATGTTCCAGCCTCTTACTCCTCACTCACATGGACATGCACCCGATGCCAAGCATTGTTGAGCACTCCCAAGATGTTCCAGATGGGTCTCACTGTGTCAGGCTGCTCATTGTAGCTCACGTCCACAGCCTTGCAGACAATGTTCAGTTCTTTGGTGCCAGCAGGCACAGAAGTCGTCAGCTGCCACAGCTTCCACCCCCAGGCGCGCCCAGGCAACTGCTCCTCCCCAGTTAGCTTGGCCACATGCCAGGTCTTCCCACCATCCAGCGAAACATCCACCCGGATGACATGTTGCCCACCTCCACTCCAGGCATAGCCTTTCACCGTGAGCTCCCCAGCCGTAACAGAAGTGTCAGGGCCGGGCTCCGTGATGGCCGACTGGATTGGCATCTCTTGGATGGCAGGGGCCTTGGAAAAGTCCACTGTCTCCCACGTCACAGAGGAAGAGAACCCTTTATAATCCTTCTGCTGCCAGTGGCTTTGGCTTTCCTCTGGACCCACCGTGATCTTGGCCAGCCATTTGACATTACGGGCACCTACCACCCCTGGCACAATAACTCTGAGGGGGAAGCCATGGTCCTGTGGCAGTTCCTCACCATTCATTTCATAAGCCAAGAGAACATCCCCCTCAGGACTCATGGCTTTCTTAAAAGGGATGGAGGCACCATAAACTGTGCCACTTGGATCCTTGTCCAGCCCCTCAAAGCAGACATGACCTTCGTCACTTGGTCTGTACCCAGCTCGCACCAGAACATCCCGAAGCCGGGCGCCACCCCAGCATGCAGTGCTGATGGCCCCAATGCCCCAGCCTAGCCTGTTGGTGTTCTGGAGGGCATTCATCTCTGCACGGCGGTTGCCAGCACACTGCAGTGTGGCGACCACTTCATGCTTCGGAAAATCCCTCTTCAAGTCCTGCAAGGATAAAGAGAGGGTCCGCCCATTGCGACTCTGGACACGTAGCCGGTAGGCAGTGGGGTCCACAATCGGGACTGGAAGATGGTTGCGCTTGAAAAAGAGCTGGTTGGGAGTCAGGTAGTTTTCGGCAATCAGCTCGGAAGGGGGCTCTGCATTGAAGGGCTTCAAGGTATTGACCTTCAGGGCAGGGTGTCGCGGAGGATCCTCAGCATAAGGATCTCCTGGGCTTGGCTGGGGAGGCTCATCCGGGCTCAGCTCCCCCACTTTGTACCCGTGAAGGATCTCCAGCACGTGTTCCTGGTTGTGCATGGCATAGAGGGCCCAGAAGGGTTCTAAAGCACCCCCTGCGGCCAGAAGAATCTTGCTTTTGCCCCCAGGATGCAACTCCAAGAAATCAGTGACATCAAACACGTCGCTGCCGTAGGTCACCCACACTCGATTGGCCTCACTGTGGTGGCGCGACACTTCCTGCCGCGTGAAGACAGGGAAAGGGGGGCCAGGTGTGGCTGCAGGGGGCTCTTCCTCGGCTGCCTGCAAGGAACGAGAAAAAAGCGATCCAGAAAGCAGCAACAGTCGGACACCTTGGGCTTTCAGTCCCATTCTGTCTTAATGGGTTGATTAATTGCATAAGCAGTCTATAAAGCTAAATTCCCCTCCCCCATGCAGAATTCTACCTTACCCATTCTGAAAGCTTGGGAAGGGCAGCCACACTACCAGCCACTCTTCTCCTGCCTTCTTCCTCCAGTCACTCCAAATCTCTATTTTCAACCCTTCCATTAGTCACTCACCCCATTTCCTGTCTCTCTGACCTCCTGGCACTGGATGTCCCACTCACCCGCCGACAGTGATCTCCATAAGCCAAGATGGTGCCTATGCCAAGCCCAGCACCTGCTGCTACCATGAGCCTGTGTCTTCTGCTGCTAGTGCTCTTCCAAGTGCCACGGGAATGGAAGGAGGACCAGGCTAAGCAGGCTGGAGGGTGGGTCTTCCGGGTCATGGCTCTCAACCTGTAAAGAAAGCAGGCTGAATGCTTCACAATGCAAACGTGGCTCTACTAATGACTCATAGCTGGACAGCGATTCTTGTGTGGCAAAA
Above is a window of Hemicordylus capensis ecotype Gifberg chromosome 2, rHemCap1.1.pri, whole genome shotgun sequence DNA encoding:
- the SUOX gene encoding sulfite oxidase, mitochondrial isoform X2, which encodes MFGLKKMLLFRPSTNGLCTLQRTYWLRAMTRKTHPPACLAWSSFHSRGTWKSTSSRRHRLMVAAGAGLGIGTILAYGDHCRRAAEEEPPAATPGPPFPVFTRQEVSRHHSEANRVWVTYGSDVFDVTDFLELHPGGKSKILLAAGGALEPFWALYAMHNQEHVLEILHGYKVGELSPDEPPQPSPGDPYAEDPPRHPALKVNTLKPFNAEPPSELIAENYLTPNQLFFKRNHLPVPIVDPTAYRLRVQSRNGRTLSLSLQDLKRDFPKHEVVATLQCAGNRRAEMNALQNTNRLGWGIGAISTACWGGARLRDVLVRAGYRPSDEGHVCFEGLDKDPSGTVYGASIPFKKAMSPEGDVLLAYEMNGEELPQDHGFPLRVIVPGVVGARNVKWLAKITVGPEESQSHWQQKDYKGFSSSVTWETVDFSKAPAIQEMPIQSAITEPGPDTSVTAGELTVKGYAWSGGGQHVIRVDVSLDGGKTWHVAKLTGEEQLPGRAWGWKLWQLTTSVPAGTKELNIVCKAVDVSYNEQPDTVRPIWNILGVLNNAWHRVHVHVSEE
- the SUOX gene encoding sulfite oxidase, mitochondrial isoform X1, with product MKDCSKGSGLIIPSLKQSAFVLHHSFGRMPYYGRCLQSISKIRKPVLSLKKMLLFRPSTNGLCTLQRTYWLRAMTRKTHPPACLAWSSFHSRGTWKSTSSRRHRLMVAAGAGLGIGTILAYGDHCRRAAEEEPPAATPGPPFPVFTRQEVSRHHSEANRVWVTYGSDVFDVTDFLELHPGGKSKILLAAGGALEPFWALYAMHNQEHVLEILHGYKVGELSPDEPPQPSPGDPYAEDPPRHPALKVNTLKPFNAEPPSELIAENYLTPNQLFFKRNHLPVPIVDPTAYRLRVQSRNGRTLSLSLQDLKRDFPKHEVVATLQCAGNRRAEMNALQNTNRLGWGIGAISTACWGGARLRDVLVRAGYRPSDEGHVCFEGLDKDPSGTVYGASIPFKKAMSPEGDVLLAYEMNGEELPQDHGFPLRVIVPGVVGARNVKWLAKITVGPEESQSHWQQKDYKGFSSSVTWETVDFSKAPAIQEMPIQSAITEPGPDTSVTAGELTVKGYAWSGGGQHVIRVDVSLDGGKTWHVAKLTGEEQLPGRAWGWKLWQLTTSVPAGTKELNIVCKAVDVSYNEQPDTVRPIWNILGVLNNAWHRVHVHVSEE
- the SUOX gene encoding sulfite oxidase, mitochondrial isoform X3; the protein is MLLFRPSTNGLCTLQRTYWLRAMTRKTHPPACLAWSSFHSRGTWKSTSSRRHRLMVAAGAGLGIGTILAYGDHCRRAAEEEPPAATPGPPFPVFTRQEVSRHHSEANRVWVTYGSDVFDVTDFLELHPGGKSKILLAAGGALEPFWALYAMHNQEHVLEILHGYKVGELSPDEPPQPSPGDPYAEDPPRHPALKVNTLKPFNAEPPSELIAENYLTPNQLFFKRNHLPVPIVDPTAYRLRVQSRNGRTLSLSLQDLKRDFPKHEVVATLQCAGNRRAEMNALQNTNRLGWGIGAISTACWGGARLRDVLVRAGYRPSDEGHVCFEGLDKDPSGTVYGASIPFKKAMSPEGDVLLAYEMNGEELPQDHGFPLRVIVPGVVGARNVKWLAKITVGPEESQSHWQQKDYKGFSSSVTWETVDFSKAPAIQEMPIQSAITEPGPDTSVTAGELTVKGYAWSGGGQHVIRVDVSLDGGKTWHVAKLTGEEQLPGRAWGWKLWQLTTSVPAGTKELNIVCKAVDVSYNEQPDTVRPIWNILGVLNNAWHRVHVHVSEE